In Camelus bactrianus isolate YW-2024 breed Bactrian camel chromosome 10, ASM4877302v1, whole genome shotgun sequence, a genomic segment contains:
- the TNKS1BP1 gene encoding 182 kDa tankyrase-1-binding protein, whose product MKVSALREGTAMASPQPREMEEELVSAGSEPGDARAKPPVKPKPRALPAKPALPAKPSLLVPVGPRPPRGPLAELPSARKMNMLAGPQPYGGSKRPLPFAPRPRTEASAGGEATRETGKEEPGKEETPPLTPPARCAAPAGVRKAPAPFRPASERFAATTVEEILAKMEQPRKEVLASPDRLWGSRLTFNHDGSSRYGPRTYGVATGPRDEDGGTLSRGWSQEGPAKSSTECPEEPSKTPEERNSSSDLAFNGDLAQPASSEPPPDVSKPWVPSSPGHALENGGPTSSGLPAEASGPAPGSPRLCLPDESSPHHSQLPEAQSPANSGASPCLPETPTQASPAVTPPDEGSCHPPSPGLPAVGATEASRPGSIPLQEVSGHHSPEQPPAALPQPLTEGSEFLDLARTFPSGDVAARGDEDLRPTSLAQRRFSEGVLRPPGQDQEKLGGSLAALPQTQGSQSVLDRPFGSGTESNWSLSQSFEWTFPTRPSGLGVWRLDSPPPSPITEATEAAEAEEAGDWAVSSREEGASQQGQEAPSAPEGPGRPGSCVQADDPGISPTQKGDGESRPESPDVPLEPLPTTGDPPVPALLQAEERYEEREPLVGQESPLSPATREAALPILEPVLGQQQPAPPDQPCVLFADTPDPGQALLAKEEAVTLAQAETTQPRTEVLDPCRASPEPADPESSSRWLDDLLASPPPSAGGARRGPASELKDAQTPSACSEGLLGWAQKDLQSEFGITADSHSSSFSPSGWSQDTCQDYGLGGVSPRGDRGLGERDWTSKCGQGAGEGSSREWASRCGIGQEEVEVGSQDGSEVSAPGVLKAQDWLIGKPAQLGTPQSPEVDVQDWEFRKRDSQGTYSSRDAELQDQEFGKRDSLGTYSSRDASLQDWEFGKRDSLGAYASRDTNEQSQDLGKKDQLGRYSSQDAGEQDQEFGKSDSSLSTYSSRGTEQPDQDFGKSAWMRDYSSSGSSMALSSQDRGFGIRALSAGFSPEEAQQQDQEFEKKVPSGGDSLGEASRDTSWPEKTESGGLFSPSSPQLQDGALGQRDQSSWQGGDAHQEVGGLQGRQQAGGGSPGDADQEDRDVGQRGWAGDFSLGVVPKPEAAFSPGQRDWSSDFCAEAAEKSRHFGIIGDDRVSGAGLSPSGKTGGGHFVPPKETRAGTMDWADQLGLRNLEVSSCVVSGGSSEAREDAVGQRSWADKLGLRDVELPGRLETGGSEEPRGIGAGEKDWTSEVGVRGRDLAGVAEVGGHSQARESGVGQTDWSGLEAGEFLKSRERGVGQADWTPDPGLRNRELGAGQVDWGDNLGLRNLEVPCDLESEGSRGLRECGVGQMDWTQDRGLRNVELSGVPSEARERGVGEVSQCPDPGLRINGILSPGLEVRDPSEARELGVGETSGPETQSRDNSLLSLEMCPEESEMETEEAPDFGASSGGCPARSPPPGSQGLLDQMLAASSSKTAARLESAAPGPRGLLEEEGAAAGADQGQTPEPGRDPPSSWRPQPDGEASRTEEVDGTWGQAGAGQSLRGPTPPPRPAPTSSLSQDFSFIEDTEILDSAMYRSRANLGRKRGHRAPAIRPGGTLGLSEAAESDARLFQDSTEPRASRVPSSDEEVVEEPQNRRTRMTKGLKVNLFPGLSPSALKAKLRSRNRSADEGEPTESKSSQKESAIHRSKSCKVPGLGKPLAVPPKPEKSSGSEGSSPNWLQALKLKKKKV is encoded by the exons ATGAAAGTGTCTGCTCTCAGGGAAGGCACAGCCATGGCTTCCCCACAGCCccgggagatggaggaggaactGGTATCTGCTGGCTCTGAGCCAG GTGATGCTCGGGCCAAACCTCCTGTCAAACCCAAACCCCGGGCCCTGCCTGCCAAGCCAGCTCTGCCTGCCAAGCCCAGCCTGCTGGTGCCTGTTGGGCCTCGGCCCCCCCGGGGTCCTCTGGCGGAGCTGCCTTCTGCCCGGAAGATGAACATGCTGGCGGGACCCCAGCCCTATGGTGGCAGCAAGCGTCCCCTTCCCTTTGCACCAAGGCCTAGGACTGAGGCCTCTGCTGGAGGAGAAGCCACCCGGGAGACTGGGAAAGAGGAGCCTGGGAAGGAAGAGACGCCCCCCTTGACGCCTCCAGCCCGATGCGCTGCCCCGGCGGGTGTGCGGAAGGCACCTGCCCCCTTCCGTCCAGCCTCGGAGCGCTTTGCAGCCACCACGGTGGAAGAGATTCTGGCCAAGATGGAACAGCCGAGGAAGGAGGTCCTGGCCAGCCCTGACCGCCTCTGGGGCTCCCGCCTTACTTTTAACCATGATGGCAGCTCAAGATATGGCCCCAGGACCTATGGTGTGGCCACAGGTCCCAGGGATGAGGATGGTGGGACCCTCTCCAGGGGATGGTCCCAGGAGGGGCCAGCCAAGTCTTCTACCGAGTGCCCGGAGGAGCCCAGCAAGACCCCCgaggagag GAACTCCTCTTCTGACCTGGCCTTCAACGGGGACCTGGCTCAGCCAGCCAGCTCTGAGCCACCTCCTGAC GTTTCCAAGCCCTGGGTCCCCTCAAGCCCAGGCCACGCCTTGGAGAATGGAGGCCCCACCAGCTCAGGCCTCCCCGCAGAAGCCTCAGGCCCGGCCCCGGGGTCTCCCCGTCTTTGCTTACCTGATGAGAGCTCCCCCCATCACTCGCAGCTTCCAGAAGCCCAGAGTCCTGCAAATTCCGGggcttctccctgcctccccgaGACTCCGACCCAGGCATCCCCAGCCGTGACCCCACCTGACGAGGGCTCCTGCCACCCCCCTAGTCCAGGGCTCCCTGCTGTGGGAGCCACAGAGGCTTCCAGACCTGGCAGCATCCCCCTCCAGGAGGTCTCAGGGCACCACAGCCCAGAGCAGCCCCCAGCCGCTTTGCCCCAGCCCCTGACGGAGGGGAGTGAGTTTCTGGACCTCGCTCGGACGTTTCCATCTGGCGATGTGGCAGCCAGGGGGGATGAGGACCTCCGTCCCACCAGCCTGGCTCAGCGCAGGTTTTCTGAAGGTGTGCTCCGGCCACCCGGCCAagaccaggagaagctggggggCTCGCTGGCTGCCCTGCCCCAAACCCAGGGGAGCCAGTCGGTGCTGGATCGTCCCTTTGGGAGTGGGACAGAGTCCAACTGGAGCTTGTCACAGTCTTTTGAATGGACCTTCCCCACGCGGCCCTCAGGTCTAGGGGTGTGGCGGCTGGactccccgcccccctcccccatcactgaAGCCACTGAGGCCGCGGAGGCTGAGGAGGCTGGTGACTGGGCTGTGtccagcagggaggaaggggcGTCCCAGCAGGGGCAAGAGGCCCCATCTGCTCCGGAGGGGCCGGGAAGGCCTGGTTCCTGTGTGCAGGCGGATGATCCAGGCATCTCCCCAACCCAAAAGGGCGATGGGGAGAGTCGTCCTGAGTCCCCAGATGTTCCCCTGGAGCCCCTGCCAACAACAGGGGACCCGCCTGTACCAGCCCtgctgcaggcagaggagaggTACGAGGAGCGAGAGCCCCTGGTTGGACAGGAATCCCCACTCTCTCCAGCCACCAGGGAGGCTGCCCTCCCCATCCTGGAACCTgtcctggggcagcagcagccagcgccccctgaccagccctgTGTCCTCTTTGCTGACACCCCTGACCCTGGGCAGGCACTGCTTGCCAAGGAGGAGGCCGTGACCCTGGCCCAGGCTGAGACCACCCAACCCAGGACAGAGGTTCTAGACCCCTGTAGGGCATCCCCTGAGCCTGCAGACCCTGAGAGCAGTTCCCGTTGGCTGGATGACCTCCTGGCTTCACCACCACCCAGTGCTGGAGGTGCAAGGCGGGGACCTGCGTCTGAGCTGAAGGATGCACAGACTCCAAGTGCCTGTTCCGAG GGACTCCTTGGCTGGGCCCAAAAAGACCTGCAGAGTGAATTTGGGATCACAGCCGACTCACATTCCAGCAGTTTTAGTCCTTCCGGCTGGTCCCAAGACACCTGTCAGGACTATGGCCTTGGGGGTGTGAGTCCTAGAGGGGACCGGGGCCTTGGAGAAAGGGACTGGACCAGCAAGTGTGGgcaaggagctggggaggggagctcCAGGGAGTGGGCCAGCCGGTGTGGCATCggccaggaggaggtggaggtcGGCAGCCAAGATGGGAGTGAAGTGTCTGCCCCAGGGGTGCTCAAGGCCCAGGACTGGCTGATTGGAAAGCCAGCCCAGCTCGGCACTCCACAGAGCCCGGAGGTGGATGTTCAGGACTGGGAGTTCAGAAAGAGGGATTCCCAGGGCACCTACTCCAGCCGGGATGCCGAACTCCAGGACCAGGAATTTGGGAAGAGAGATTCTCTGGGTACTTACAGCAGTCGGGATGCAAGCCTTCAGGACTGGGAATTTGGGAAGAGGGATTCTCTGGGTGCTTATGCCAGCCGGGATACCAAtgagcagagccaggacttgggGAAGAAGGACCAGCTGGGGAGGTACAGCAGCCAGGATGCAGGCGAGCAGGACCAGGAGTTTGGGAAGAGTGAttcttcactgagcacctacagCAGCCGGGGCACAGAGCAGCCGGACCAGGATTTCGGGAAAAGTGCCTGGATGAGGGACTACAGCAGCAGTGGCAGCTCCATGGCCCTCAGCTCCCAGGACAGAGGGTTTGGGATAAGAGCCCTGAGCGCCGGGTTCAGCCCCGAGGAAGCCCAACAGCAGGACCAAGAGTTTGAGAAGAAGGTCCCGAGTGGTGGAGACAGCCTGGGTGAAGCCAGCAGAGATACAAGCTGGCCTGAAAAGACTGAGTCTGGGGGCTTATTCAGTCCCAGCAGCCCCCAGTTGCAGGATGGGGCACTGGGACAGAGAGACCAGAGCAGCTGGCAAGGTGGTGATGCCCACCAGGAGGTTGGAGGGCTGCAGGGAAGACAGCAGGCAGGGGGCGGGAGCCCAGGTGATGCTGACCAGGAGGACCGGGACGTGGGCCAGCGAGGCTGGGCCGGAGACTTCAGCCTCGGTGTTGTCCCCAAGCCAGAGGCAGCCTTCAGCCCAGGGCAGCGGGACTGGAGCAGCGATTTCTGTGCGGAGGCTGCTGAGAAGAGCCGTCATTTTGGCATTATTGGTGACGACAGAGTGAGCGGTGCTGGCCTGAGCCCTTCTGGCAAGACGGGAGGTGGCCATTTTGTGCCTCCTAAGGAGACCCGGGCCGGGACCATGGACTGGGCTGACCAGCTGGGCCTGAGGAACTTGGAAGTGTCCAGCTGTGTGGTTTCTGGGGGCTCGAGTGAAGCCAGGGAGGATGCCGTGGGACAGAGGAGCTGGGCGGACAAGCTGGGCTTGAGAGATGTGGAGCTGCCTGGCCGTTTGGAGACTGGAGGGTCCGAGGAGCCCAGGGGGATTGGAGCTGGGGAGAAGGACTGGACTTCTGAGGTTGGGGTGAGGGGCAGAGACTTGGCTGGAGTGGCAGAGGTAGGAGGCCACAGCCAGGCCAGAGAGAGTGGCGTGGGGCAGACCGACTGGTCgggcctggaggcaggagagtTCCTGAAATCAAGGGAGCGTGGGGTGGGTCAGGCAGACTGGACACCTGACCCGGGGCTGAGAAACAGGGAGCTCGGGGCGGGCCAGGTGGACTGGGGCGACAATCTGGGCCTGAGGAATTTGGAGGTGCCCTGTGACTTAGAGTCTGAGGGTTCTCGGGGGCTGCGGGAATGTGGAGTGGGGCAGATGGACTGGACCCAGGACCGAGGGCTCCGGAATGTGGAGCTCTCGGGGGTCCCGAGTGAAGCCAGGGAGCGTGGGGTGGGAGAGGTCAGCCAGTGCCCAGACCCAGGCCTGAGGATCAATGGCATCTTGTCCCCGGGCCTGGAGGTCAGAGACCCCTCAgaggccagggagctgggagTTGGTGAGACAAGTGGGCCAGAGACCCAGAGCAGAGACAACTCCTTGCTTTCCTTGGAGATGTGCCCTGAAGAGTCCGAAATGGAGACAGAAGAAGCCCCTGACTTCGGAGCCAG CTCCGGCGGGTGCCCggcccgctccccgccccccggCTCCCAGGGCCTGCTGGACCAGATGCTGGCCGCCAGCAGCTCCAAGACAGCTGCCCGCCTGGAGtctgcagccccaggccccaggggcctgttggaggaggaaggggccgCAGCAGGTGCTGACCAAGGGCAGACCCCGGAGCCTGGCAGGGACCCTCCGTCCTCCTGGAGGCCCCAGCCTGACGGTGAAGCCAGCCGGACGGAAGAGGTGGACGGCACCTGGGGCCAGGCCGGGGCCGGGCAGAGCTTGCGGGGCCCGACGCCGCCCCCACGCCCCGCTCCCACCAGCTCCCTCAGTCAGGATTTCTCCTTCATTGAG GACACTGAGATCCTTGACAGTGCCATGTATCGGAGCCGTGCCAACCTGGGACGCAAGCGTGGGCACAGGGCCCCGGCCATTCGCCCTGGGGGGACGCTGGGCCTGTCGGAGGCAGCAGAGTCGGATGCAAGGCTGTTCCAGGACTCTACGG AACCACGGGCTTCGCGAGTGCCATCTTCAGAcgaggaggtggtggaggagcCTCAGAACCGCCGGACACGAATGACCAAGGGGCTGAAAGTCAACCTCTTTCCTGGCCTGAGCCCTTCAGCCCTGAAG
- the SSRP1 gene encoding FACT complex subunit SSRP1 → MAETLEFNDIYQEVKGSMNDGRLRLSRQGIIFKNSKTGKVDNIQAGELTEGIWRRVALGHGLKLLTKNGHVYKYDGFRESEFEKLSDFFKTHYRLELMEKDLCVKGWNWGTVKFGGQLLSFDIGDQPVFEIPLSNVSQCTTGKNEVTLEFHQNDDAEVSLMEVRFYVPPTQEDGVDPVEAFAQNVLSKADVIQATGDAICIFRELQCLTPRGRYDIRIYPTFLHLHGKTFDYKIPYTTVLRLFLLPHKDQRQMFFVISLDPPIKQGQTRYHFLILLFSKDEDISLTLNMNEEEVEKRFEGRLTKNMSGSLYEMVSRVMKALVNRKITVPGNFQGHSGAQCITCSYKASSGLLYPLERGFIYVHKPPVHIRFDEISFVNFARGTTTTRSFDFEIETKQGTQYTFSSIEREEYGKLFDFVNAKKLNIKNRGLKEGMNPSYDEYADSDEDQHDAYLERMKEEGKIREENANDSSDDSGEETDESFNPGEEEEDVAEEFDSNASASSSSNEGDSDRDEKKRKQLKKAKMAKDRKSRKKPMEVKKGKDPNAPKRPMSAYMLWLNASREKIKSDHPGISITDLSKKAGEIWKGMSKEKKEEWDRKAEDARREYEKAMKEYEGGRGESSKRDKSKKKKKVKVKMEKKSTPSRGSSSKSSSRQLSESFKSKEFVSSDESSSGENKSKKKRRRSEDSEEEELASTPPSSEDSASGSDE, encoded by the exons ATGGCAGAAACACTGGAGTTCAACGACATCTATCAGGAGGTGAAAGGCTCCATG AACGATGGTCGGCTGAGGTTGAGCCGCCAGGGCATCATCTTCAAGAATAGTAAGACGGGCAAGGTGGACAACATCCAGGCCGGGGAGTTGACAGAAGGTATCTGGCGCCGCGTGGCTCTCGGTCATGGACTTAAACTGCTCACGAAGAACGGCCACGTCTACAAGTATGACGGCTTCCGGGAGTCG GAGTTTGAGAAACTCTCTGATTTCTTCAAAACTCACTATCGCCTTGAGCTGATGGAGAAGGACCTCTGTGTGAAGGGTTGGAACTGGGGAACAGTGAAGTTTGGTG GGCAGCTGCTTTCCTTTGACATTGGCGACCAGCCGGTCTTCGAGATACCTCTCAGTAACGTGTCCCAGTGCACCACAGGCAAAAACGAGGTGACGCTGGAGTTCCACCAGAACGACGACGCCGAGGTCTCCCTCATGGAGGTGCGCTTCTATGTGCCTCCCACCCAGGAGGACGGTGTGGACCCCGTGGAG GCCTTTGCCCAGAACGTGCTGTCCAAGGCGGACGTGATCCAGGCCACTGGAGACGCCATCTGCATCTTCCGGGAGCTGCAGTGTCTGACTCCCCGAGGCCGTTACGACATTCGCATTTACCCCACCTTTCTGCACCTACACGGCAAGACCTTTGACTACAAGATCCCCTACACCACTGTGCTGCGTCTCTTTTTGCTGCCCCACAAGGACCAGCGCCAGATGTTCTTTGTG ATCAGCCTGGACCCCCCCATCAAGCAGGGCCAAACCCGCTACCACTTCCTGatcctcctcttctccaaggaTGAGGACATCTCATTGACTCTCAACATGAATGA ggaggaggtggagaagcGCTTTGAGGGGCGGCTCACCAAGAACATGTCAGGCTCGCTCTATGAGATGGTCAGCCGGGTCATGAAAGCACTGGTGAACCGCAAGATAACAGTCCCGGGCAACTTCCAGGG GCACTCGGGGGCCCAGTGCATCACTTGCTCCTACAAGGCCAGCTCAGGACTGCTGTACCCGTTGGAGCGGGGCTTCATCTACGTCCACAAGCCGCCCGTGCACATCCGCTTCGACGAGATCTCCTTCGTCAACTTTGCCCGTGGTACCACCACCACTCGTTCCTTTGACTTTGAAATTGAGACCAAGCAGGGCACTCAGTATACCTTCAGTAGCATTGAGAG GGAGGAGTACGGGAAGCTGTTTGATTTTGTCAACGCAAAAAAACTCAACATCAAGAACCGAGGATTGAAAGAG GGCATGAACCCGAGCTACGACGAGTACGCCGACTCGGACGAAGACCAGCATGACGCCTACTTGGAGCGGATGAAGGAGGAGGGCAAGATCCGGGAGGAGAATGCCAACGACAGCAGCGATGACTCGGGAGAAGAGACCG ATGAATCATTCAACCCAGGTGAAGAGGAGGAAGACGTGGCAGAGGA GTTTGACAGCAACGCCTCTGCTAGCTCCTCCAGTAATGAGGGTGACAGTGACCGGGATGAGAAGAAACGGAAGCAACTCAAAAAGGCCAAGATGGCCAAGGATCGCAAGAGCCGCAAGAAGCCCATGGAG GTGAAGAAGGGCAAAGACCCCAATGCCCCCAAGAGGCCCATGTCTGCCTACATGCTGTGGCTCAATGCCAGCCGGGAGAAGATCAAGTCGGACCATCCTGGCATCAGTATCACAGATCTTTCCAAGAAGGCGGGCGAGATCTGGAAGGGAATGTCCAAAGAGAAGAAGGAG GAGTGGGATCGCAAGGCTGAGGATGCCAGGAGGGAGTATGAAAAAGCCATGAAAGAATATGAGGGGGGCCGGGGGGAGTCTTCTAAGAG GGACAagtcaaagaagaagaagaaagtaaaagtaaAGATGGAGAAGAAATCAACGCCCTCCAGGGGCTCATCGTCCAAGTCTTCGTCAAGGCAGCTAAGTGAGAGCTTCAAGAGCAAAGAGTTTGTGTCCAGTGATGAGAGCTCTTCAGgagagaacaaaagcaaaaagaagaggAGGCGGAGCGAG GATTCTGAAGAAGAGGAACTAGCCAGTACTCCCCCCAGCTCAGAAGATTCGGCGTCAGGATCGGATGAGTAG